From the Acidicapsa ligni genome, one window contains:
- a CDS encoding PEGA domain-containing protein encodes MATSLVAQQTTAVAGAPATQTAVSAGVAQPHTLLDGTPVKLRLNQTISSSDAKINQEIPFDVVEDIKVDDTVVLPKGATAIGTVTEVDHKKSMGRAGKLNISISYARLSDNEKVALRATKDTKGGGHVGAMTGAIVATSIIFFPAAPLFLFIHGKDITIPQGTEITSFVEGDMHLDMSKFGVAASQAVLAAPAAVQPSLTIDSAPSGADIQIDGAFVGNTPSTVSVGVGSHDISVTKKGFSDWTKKLNVTGGKINLNADLEALPTK; translated from the coding sequence ATGGCGACCTCTTTGGTTGCACAACAAACAACAGCAGTCGCTGGAGCGCCTGCAACGCAAACGGCAGTATCTGCAGGTGTAGCTCAGCCTCACACGTTGCTGGACGGCACTCCCGTTAAACTCCGGCTGAATCAGACCATCTCTTCATCCGACGCCAAGATCAACCAGGAAATTCCGTTTGACGTTGTGGAGGACATCAAGGTCGACGACACAGTTGTTTTGCCCAAGGGAGCCACGGCGATCGGAACAGTAACCGAGGTCGATCATAAGAAAAGCATGGGCAGGGCGGGCAAATTGAATATCAGCATTTCGTACGCGAGGCTTAGCGATAACGAAAAAGTGGCTCTGCGCGCGACAAAAGATACCAAGGGAGGTGGGCATGTCGGCGCGATGACGGGCGCGATCGTAGCAACCTCGATCATCTTCTTTCCTGCTGCTCCACTCTTCCTGTTTATTCACGGGAAGGACATCACGATCCCGCAGGGAACGGAGATTACGTCTTTTGTTGAAGGGGACATGCATTTGGACATGTCAAAATTTGGCGTGGCGGCTTCGCAGGCTGTTTTGGCAGCGCCGGCGGCCGTACAGCCAAGCCTCACAATTGATTCGGCTCCATCGGGAGCAGATATTCAGATCGATGGTGCGTTCGTCGGCAACACTCCTTCGACAGTGAGTGTTGGCGTAGGAAGCCATGACATTTCGGTAACAAAGAAGGGCTTCTCAGACTGGACGAAGAAGTTGAATGTAACAGGCGGCAAGATCAACCTGAATGCCGATTTAGAAGCGCTACCGACGAAGTAA